Part of the Bacteroidales bacterium genome is shown below.
TAAATTCTGTTTATAAAAACTTCCGTTTTTTCTTTAATTGCAAAAGCTTCAACTATCAGATCAACTTTTTCGTTTATAAAATCATCTTTGCATTTAAGATTTTTAAATTGCTTTAATATCTTACCTGCCAATATATGAGCCTTTTTCAATTCTTGTTTTTGCTCTTCAACAGCTTTATCTTCTATTGTTTTTAAAAAAATTCTATATAATAAATCAGCATCTTTAATAATATCATCAATATCAGGTTCTTCGTAATCGGAATCTTTTAGCTGCTTTGCAAAGTACTTAATATCAAATAGGTACCTGTATGTCTCATAGCTTAATTCTGATAACTTCATATCATTTATTTAAAAAATTAAAATAATTTATTTGTTTTATCAATAAAATCTAAAATTTCATCTTTCCCTCTTTTATCTGTTGCTGAACTTATAAAATATTCAGGCATAGTTTCCCATGTTTCAGCCATATGCTTTTTATAAGTATTAATATTCTTAATTAATTGCTTGTCAGAAAGTTTATCAGCCTTTGTAAAAATTATAACAAAAGGAATGCCGTTTATTCCTAATTGCTCCATAAACTCAGAATCGTTCTTTTGCGGTTCTATCCTGGAATCAATTAAAACAAAAAGATTCAGTAAATTCTCTCTTTTCAAAATATATTCTTTAATAAAGCCTGCCCAATTTTTTCTTGCTTGTTTTGATACTTTTGCATAACCGTATCCGGGCAAATCAACTAAATACCATTTTTCGTTAATAATAAAATGGTTTATCAGTTGTGTTTTTCCGGGTTTTCCTGAAATCTTTGCCAATTTTGTTCTGTTTGTAAGCATATTAATTAATGAAGATTTCCCTACATTTGACCTGCCGATGAATGCATATTCCGGTTTATCCGGTTTCGGACATTTTTTTATGTCTGTGTTACTTATTACAAAATCTGCTGTTTTAATTTTCATGTATTTAGTTTACGAATAGTATCTAAAATAAGTTTCATTATTTTTTTTTAAAATAAAAGTATAAATATAAAAAAGTCCTGATAACTGTTATCAGGACTTTTTTATCAAAAATTCGACAATTAATATCTTGCTTTTGTTGTTTCATTAATCCAACATCCTACCTTAACGGTATTTCCTTCATAAACACCTCTCATAAAACCTTCTTCTTGACTGGGGTATCTTCCGCTGTATTTGTTAATAAGGCCGTTAGCTTCTTTAATTACGTCTTCATCTTTTGAAACAGATTTTGCTTTAATTAATTTATCAACAGCAGTCCAATATACAGTTGCTTTATCAAATGATTTTTCACCGCATGAACCGGCACTTCCTGCATATAGTTTAGCAATAAGAACATACGGTTTACCATAATTTTCTTTTAATCCTGCTGCTTTTAATGCTAATGTTCGAGCTTTGCTTTTTTGGTTTTGAGCAAATGCAACAACTGCACCGTAATAATAATACTCAGCTTTTCTTTCAACATCTTCTTCCCCGTTATATGCTTCTTCAAAATACTTGCCGGCATCAGAATAGTTTTTATTTTTTAATGCACCGAAAGCAATCATTGCCGCAGCATTTGCAGAAGGTTTAAGTTTATATAAATCTTTTGCGGCTTCTAAATAAAAAGGATCTTCTGTACATTCTTTCCATTTTAATATGCCTAATATTTTTTCTAACCATTCAATATTTGTTTTGTTTTCATCAAAAGTTTCTTTGAAGGCAGGAACTAAATATTCACATTTTGAGAATTCTGATTTTGCAAATCTGGCTGTTACATATTGAGAAACCTTATTGTTATTATCAACTATTTTTTGCCAATTTTTTATTTTCTTTTCATTAGGTTTTGATTTCTTTTTTTCTTTCTCGATGTAACCTGAGTATTTATCAGTACTTGCCTTAAGAAAACCTGTTGATACATTATAGTCGTTAACTAATTTTTCAGCTCCTATTTTTTCAGCCTTTGTCATATCCATACTTACATCAAAGAAAGTTTTTATTATTGTAAAACGAGATTTTTCTTTTTCTGACATAACAGAGCTTTCAAGAAGTTTATATGCTTCGCTTAAAGCAGTATCTTTTCTGTATTTATACAGGTAACTTCCTTTTTTGCCTTCCGAATATGCTTTTCCGTATTTTTTTGAGTTTCCGAAATATTCAATTCTTTTGTCATATATATATAGTAATGTATCAATCCAAAGTTCTCTTTCTGTTATTAATTCTTTTTGTTTTTTAACAAATTCTTTTGATTCGTCAAACTTTTTTGCTTCATAAGCTTTCTTTGCTTCATCTCCTACTTTTTTAGCTTCATTTGTAACCGTTTGTATTTTCTTTCTCATTAACACATCACCTTGCGAATATAAACCGGAGAATGACATCGGGTAATAAGTCATTAGTTCTCTCCAAAAACTGCACGCAGCTTTATAATCTTTTTGTTTCATTCGCATTTTAAAGTTAGAATATTGTTGAATACAATCAATACTGTCAACTCCCCACTTATTTTTATCACTTAAAAAAAGTTTCATATCAACAATATATTTCTTAATTTTTGCTTCTAAAACTAACAATTGATTATTTTTTTGAAGTGATTTTAATTCCTTGTCTTCAAAAATTTCTCCTCCGTCAACAGGGAAACCTCCGAATTTAAACATTTCAATTTCATCTACGGCAGTATTAAGTTTTTTATATTGACTTCTGAACATCTCAATATTATTATCTGTTACTTTTGTATTTCCGTTTGGTTTTAGATTTCCGAATAATTCAGGAAATTTTTGTTTAAAAACTTCATCTGCTGTTTGAGCATTAATATTAAATGCAAACAATAAACTTACAATTACAATTACATACTTTTTCATCTTTCTTGTATTTTTGATTCTTTTTTACTTTTGTTAATATTATTATTTCATTAATTATGCCGGTTTTTCTTAGAAAAATTTTCTTCTTACAAACCAACGGTCACTCATATTAAAATTCAGATTTATATTATAATAAGTTTCTTTAATAAGATTATTTTCTGTTGTTCCTCTTTGTCCCACCCCAAAGGCAATATTAACTTTTGTTCCGATTTTAGTCGGAATTCCGATACCGAAATTAATACCTAAATCTTTAATTTGTGTATTATTAATAAATAAGTTTGAATTTCTGTAATAACCGCCGAGTCTGTAATTTATAGTTTTGAAATACTGTTTTGATGTATAATCATTTGTATATTCAACCCCAAAAGAAAATTTAGAGCTATTTGTTAATCCGGTTTGATTTTCTCCGAACATTAAGATATCTTCCCATTGGCTAACAGCATAGTCAAAACCGATTATAAATTGCTTTGAAATAAAAGTAAATCCTGCACCGTAAGACATTGGCAACCCTATTTGTCCTGAACTGATTGTATCATTAAGAATAGTATCTGAAATACTGGTAATTCCTCCTATAGTTAAAGTCCTGTTTGAATATTTAAATATTTCAGCTTTTAAATCAGTTTTGTTTTCAAAAAAACCGCCTATTGTAAAATTGTATTTTTTGAATAAAGAATCACTATATTGAATTCCGTATTTAAATCGAAAATCTTTAATTTTAACATCTTCAACATCAAGTAAAGAAGAGATATAATTAACATCTGTCATTAATGACTCAATTCTTTTACTCAATGTTCCGAAATAATAAGAGGCATTAAACCCGACAGATAAACTCTTATATTTCAACGAATTGCCAAAATACACCTGAGAAATTCCTCCGTTACCGATATAGTGATTTTCAAATTTTGATGTATAATCATCAAGAGTGACGGAGTCTTGCGTTTGTATATTATATCCTACATTGCTGACAGGGGTTAACCCAAAACTTACTCCCCAATATTTATTTGCTTTGAATGCTGCATTTAATGAGGATAAGCCGAAATCATAGTTAGTTATTTTTGAATTTTCGGTTGCATAATCAGTTCTTTGAGATTTTATGCCTACTTGAAAAAGAAAGATGTTTTGAGGAATTGCAGTATATGAGGCAGGGTTATTTATATTTATTTCAAAAGGTAATCTTAAACCGTAAGAAATTCCGCCCATCCCTATTGATCTTCCCAGCGATTGATTTGCAATTTCTCCAATTCCGTATCGAGAATAAGGTGAACTTGTATTAACTTGTCCTGCTGCCTCAAAAATTAACAAAAACAGAAAAATTGTTATAATCGGAAATTTATGTCGCATTATATTCAAGTATTATGTTTAAACCCTTCAGTACAATATTCGGGTCTGTAAATATTTTATTTTTTATTCGTTTTTCAAAGAAATATGTATCACCTCCCGTAAAAACGACTTTTAACTCGGGGTACTTTATCAAATATTTCTCAATATATTTTTCAACTTCATTTAATATTCCGTTTTGTACACCGGTAATAATTGACTCATTTGTGTTTTTCCCTGTTAAACTGTCAATATTTTCATCAATTGTAAGTTTTGGTAATTTTTTCGTAAAATAATGCAATGCTTCATATCTCATATTTATACCGGGAGAAATACTGCCGCCTAAATATTCATTGTTTTGATTTATAAAATCAATTGTTAAAGCTGTTCCTGCATCAAAAACTAAAACGTCGGTATTCGGAAAAATATTGCTTGCTGCAATAACTGCTGCAAGTCTGTCTTTACCGAGTGTTTCAGGTGTTTCATAAAAATTTTTTATCGGAACTTTTGTTTTATGATTTAGTTTTAAATAAAAATCAAAGTTTTCAGATAAAAAATTATCTAATTCAATAAATTCAGAACTTACACTTGATAAAATAACTTTTTTTACTGATTGTTGCTCTGTTAGCTTCTTAATTTTATCTGTAATCTCTTCACACGTTTTAAATGAAGACAAATGAGAAATCTCCCCCCTTCTGAACAATGCTGCTTTTGTATAAGAATTTCCTAAATCTAAAATTAAGTTCATTAATAAAGAACAATTGAAATAAATACTATATTTCTAAAAAGTTGCGAAGATAAAAAAAGACATTGAAACAGAAAAAAATCAATGTCTTTTAATTGCATTTTTTATTAAAAAAGCCGAAAAGCAAACCAAAATTTTAAAAAATGAATTAGTACAGTAAATGAGTTTTAGAATTATTATTCCATCCTGCTTGATAATCATAATCAACAAAATAAATTTTTAAATCTGCCTGATAATCATAGTCTGTAAAAAAAATCTTTTTATCGGCTTGGTAATCATAATCAGTAAAAAACCAAATTCCGTCTTTATTTGCCTGATAATCATATTTTGATTTAAAAACTTTTAAATCGGCTTGATAATCATAATCGACTACATATACTTTTATATCCGCTTGATAATCGTAGTCAACTACAAAAACTTTTGTTCCGCCGTTAGTTTTATTAATGTTTAAATTATTTTTTTTTGAAGGAACAAATGAAGAAATAAATAATGCACCTAAGAAAAACAGGATAATGTATCGAATTTTCATAATACCTTTTTTAATTAATAAACATTTCAGTAAATATAAGATGCTAAATTGAATCGATTTCCATAAAAAATTAGTTATTTCTTATAAATTCTTGCAAGCTGTACATTTCATTTGTTTTTACACCTTTCTCAGTTTCAATTAAATTGCAACATTCGTTATATAAATCGTGTTCAAAAAATATTGTGTAATTATTTTTTACTGCATCATCAAAAAATCGTTTTTTATCATTCAAGGTAATTAAAGGTTGTGTATCGTAAGCCATAATATAAGGCATGGGAATATGAGCAGTTGAAGGAAATAAATCGGCACCGAAAATTATTTTCGTATTATTATATTTTACGTAAGGAATAATTTGCCCTATTGTATGCCCGTTAAAAATTTTTATTTCTATACCGGGTAATAATTCTCCTTCGCTTTCAATTAAATTAAGTTGATTGTATTCTTGCAAAGCTGAATAATTTTCAGGTAAAAATGATGCTTTTTCTCTTCTGTTAGGGTTATTTGCAAGTTCCCAATGAGTTTTACTGACATGATATATTGCATTAGGAAAAGTCGGAGCAAGTTCTTTGTTTTCGCTATATTTTACTGCTCCGCCTACATGGTCAAAATGCAGATGTGTTAAAATTACGTCTGTTATATCTTCATAAGTAAAACCATTTTGCTTTAATGATTTTTCCAGAGTTTCATTTCCGTCAGGAAAGTAATGGTTAAAAAACTTATCACTTTGCTTGTTGCCCATTCCGGTATCAATCAGCACCTTATGCGTATCAGTTTCGACAAGCAAACATCTCATAGCCCAGTTACAAAGATTATCTTCATCGGCAGGATATACTTTCTGCCAAATAACTTTCGGCACAACCCCGAACATTGCTCCGCCGTCTAATTTTAAATTTCCTGTTTCAATTTTGTATAATTTCATGTATTGCTTACTTTTGAAGAAATAAAATATTATGAAAAAACAAATATATAAAAATAATAAAAATATATTTTACAAAGACGAGGGAAAGAAAAATGACAGTACTATTATTCTAATTCACGGTTTTTTGGAAACATCTGATACTTGGACAGATTTCAGCAAAGAATTATCAAAAAAAAACAGAGTTATTTCAATTGATTTACCCGGACACGGAAACAGCGATTTGCACGAAGAACCTTACACAATGTGTAAATATGCCGAAGCAATAAAATATATAATTGATGAAGAAGAAACAGAGAAAGCATTTATTATCGGTCATTCAATGGGAGGTTATGTTGCGTTGGCATTTGCTGATAATTATCCGGACAGATTATCAGGATTGTGCTTGTTTCATTCAACACCGTTTGCTGATGGTGATGAAAAAAGAGCAGCTCGAACAGAAATGATTAAGCAAATTGAAAACGGAGAACTAAATAATATATGTTCTGTTCACTCAAAGGCTGTATATTCAAATGAGAATAAGAGTATTTTTGCAAAAGAAATTGCTTATGGTGAAAAAATTGCAAAAAGTTTATCCCCTGAAAGTGTAATCGCGTCTCTTTTAACTATGAAAAACAGAGATGACCGTTCTCATATCGTAGAAATCTCAGATGTTCCTTTTCTGTATATTATCGGCAAAAAAGATAACTTCATTCCTTTTGATGTTATAAATGAAATTGATTTTCCGGAAGATTATTTAGTTGCTGTTTTGGATAATTCAGGACATATGGGAATGGTTGAAGAAAAAGAAAAGTCATTAAAATATATCAATGACTTTTGTGAAAATTATTTGTAAATTTTAACTTACATATCTTTTATTATATCTTCTGCGGTTCTGTCATCATTCGGCATTAAATCAGGATTTGGCTTATAGCCTTCTTTTACCAATTGGAATCTTTTGCATCTGTTTCTTCCTGTTTCTCCGGAAGTGCAATATATTCTCATATATATTTCTTGTGCTTTTTTACTTGCTAACATTTCGCCTCTAAATAAAGGACAATTTTCAGTTTTAGGACAGTTTTTACTCATTTTAATTCAATTATAATTATGAGTATAGTTAATATTACAAAAATCAAAATTACAAAGTAAAGTGGTACATATTTAATGTTCAAACAAAAACTGTACAATTTTCACCTGAACTTTTCTCCGAGTATAAATTTATATCTTTTATTAAAATTTCCTTTTGCAATATTTGCAAGTCTTCTTTTTAAAAATTTCTTTCGTAATGCTGATACTTTATCAGTAAACAATATACCGTCGAGATGATCATATTCATGTTGAATAATAACTGCTGCCATTCCTTCCAGCTTTTCTGTTATTTTTTCGAAGTTCTCATTATAATATTCAATTGTTAAACTTGTGTGCCTTTCAACATCTTCTCTTACTTCGGGAATGCTTAAGCAGCCTTCTTCCGAGCGTGTTTTCTTAGTAGATTTTTCTATAATTTGAGGATTTATAAAAGTTCGTTTAAAATCTTTTAATTCAGGAATATCCTCTGCCATCGGTTCTGCATCAATTACAAAAAGCCTTATTGCTTTTCCTGCTTGCGGTGCTGCTAAACCGACACCTTCTGAACTATGCATTGTTTCGTGCATATTTTCAATAAATTCTTTTAAACCGGGGTAATTTTCATCAATTTCAACGGCTTTTTTTCTTAGTACTGATGAGCCTATTATATGAATCGGGTATATCATCTTTTATTTTTTTGACTCCATAAAGGATTGTAAAATAATAGTTGCACTGATTTTATCTGTCAATGCTTTGTTTTGTCTGTCTTTTTTTTTCATTCCTCCTTCAATCATTGCAATTTTAGCTAATTTTGAAGTGAAGCGTTCATCATATATTTCAACGTTCAAGTCGGGGAATTTTTTTTGTAGCTTCTTTAAAAAAGGATTTACATATTTTAAAGATTGTGCTCCTTCGTTTTTTAAGGTTAAAGGGTACCCTACTACAATAGTTTCTACATCTTCTTCTCTACAATACTTCTCTAAAAAAGAAAAAATATCTTTTGAGTGAACTGTTGTTAAACCGTTTGCAATAATTTGCAAGATGTCGGTAACGGCTATTCCGACTCTTTTTTGCCCGTAATCTATTGCTAAAATTCTTCCCAAATTTGAAATTTTGAAATGCAAAATTATAATTTTCTTTTAAATACGGAACTTTAATACTTTGATTTTCTTGTTTGTATTGCCTTTTCAATAATTTGCAAACATTTTTGCGTGTTATTTAATATTTCTTTACCCCAAAATCTTAACACAATCCAGCCTTGTGAAATTAATGCAGCATTTACTTCTTTATCTCTTTGAATATTTCTTTCAATTTTTTTATGCCAAAATTTTTGATTAGATTTTATTTCTGACCTTTTTGTATCCCAGTTTTTACCGTGCCAAAACTCACTGTCGCAAAATATTGCTATTTTATATTTTCTAAAAGCAAAGTCCGGTTTCCCTAATATGTTTTTTACTTGTTTTCTGTAACGCAACCCCTTTGTCCACATAGCTTTTGCAAGCACATCTTCAATCTTAGAACCTGACGACTTAACAGCTTGCATATTTTTTCGCCTTTGCTCGGGGCTGTGCTTATCCATTAATTGTACAATAATTGTAATAATAGTTTCTTTAATTATTGCAAATAACTTCTATTCATTAGCTTTAAAAAAAGATTCTATTGCAACATTTCCTTCTTTTATAATTGAAACAGGCGGATATGTAATAGGATTGTTTTGCAGAATAATACCGTCTTCATTTGCATCGAAGTTAATTTGCAGGTTTAATTTTAAAATAAAAGCAGGTAAAAATTCCATATTATTGTTTGATAAATCAATTTCTTTCAGATTTTTTAATTCAGAAATTGCAACCGGTAACAGTCTTATAAAGTTATCTGCGAGTGAAATTGTTTCAATTTGTTTTAATTTATTAATTGAATCAGGTATTTTACTGATAGCATTCATCCCCAATTCAAGATGTATAAGATGTTGTAAGTCACAAATTTCCTCAGGAATTGTTTCAATTTGATTTCCCATCAAAAGCAAAACCCTTAAATTTTGCATTTTATTTATATCTTTCGGTATTTCAATAAGTTTTGTATCAATCATGCTCAACTCTTGCAAATTTTCTAACTCAGTTAAAGCTTTCGGGAAATTTACAAGTTTATTACCTGCTAAATCTAATTTACGAAGTGTTTTTAACTTATTTATATTACTCGGAAGTTTTGTTAATTTATTATAATCAAATGCAAGAGTTCTGATAATACTTAAATTATCAATAGTTTCGGGAATAGTTGAAATTTGATTAAAGCCTAAATTCAAAAACTCAAGCTTTTCGGAAGAAAAAATACATTCGTTAATTTCAGTTATCCTATTATCTGTCATATACAACCTGTACAAAATAGGTAATTTACACAAAACTTCGGGGACTTCAGTAAATTTGTTATTGCTTAAGTCTAATTCTTGTAAATTATGAAGATTTGAAAAATTTTCAGGAAGCTTACTTAAATCGCATTGCGAAATATTCAAATATGATAAATTTGAGTAGTTATTTATACATTCGGGAAGTTCATTAAATCTGTTTTGGCTTATATTTAATTCTAATAAATTTTTAATATCTTTTATTTCACAGGGTAACTTTGTAATATTGTTATTTGTAAGTATTAAAGTTTCAAGTTTTTCAATACTCGCAACTTGCATCGGAAATTTCTCAAAACTGTTATGTGCTAAATTTAAATATCTAAGGTTCTTTAGCAATTTCAAATCGTCGGGAATTGATGAAATATTGTTCTCTTCCAAAGACAATTCTTGTAAAGTATCAATTTCAAAAATTAATTTAGGTATTTCGGTTAATTTTGCTCCTGTTAACTTTATTTTAATAATTTCATCTTTCTCATTTACTTGAAATCTGCCAAATTCATCAAAAATCCAACCGTCAATATTAAACTTGCAATTTTTAAACTTTTTTCCGGTTAGTTTTTCTAAATTTGTGATTTGATTTAAAGTTGACATTTTTACGATATGTTTGATGTTGACGAAAGAAATATTTATTGTAAAATTACATATATATTATGAAACATAAAAAGCTTAGATTAATTTTCTTAATTATTTTTTTATCAAGTATAGGTATTGCACAAAATAATGAAGAAAAAATTGACAGTATTAAGCGTATAGTAAAAAAAGTTGAACTTGAACGAGAACTGTTATTGTCTGAAATAAAAGGAATCAGACTAAATATAATTCAAAAAGACCTATTGGAAAACGGTATGCCCGCAATAAAGGAGGGAGAAGAAATAATTCATCATTCGGCATTATCTTTATCATATAATGAGAAACACGAACAAGCTAATTGGGTTGCCCATATTATTACACCCGACATTAAAGGGAAAGGTTTTTCCCGAACAAATGATTTCAGAGAAGATACAGCCGTAAAAACCGGTTCATCTTGCGAAAAAGATTTTTTCCTGAAATATTTACAAGCTGACAGCACATACAAATATGACGGATTTGGTTATGACAGAGGGCATTTAGCTCCCTCGGCAGATTTCAGATGGTGCAAAGAAGCCATGAGCGAATCTTACTATTATTCAAATATGTCACCGCAGCGTCCGGAATTTAACAGAGAAATTTGGGCAAAACTAGAGAGCTTTATAAGAGAGTATGTTGCCGAAAGCGATGAAAAAGTATATGTTGTTACCGGCGGTATTTTAAAAGATGACTTGAAAAAGATTGAAAGAGGTGTTAACAAAGTTAGTATTCCCGAAGAATTTTATAAAGTTGTTCTTGATATTGACGGAGACTCAAAAGCAGGAATAGCTTTTATAATTCCTAATGAAAAATGTGAATATCCTGTTATTAGTTATGCGGTATCAATTGATGAAGTTGAAAAGAAAACAGGAATTGATTTTTTCCCTGCATTATCCGATGATATTGAAAATAAACTTGAATCAAATTTTGATGTAAAACATTGGCAAACCGAAAACAGAAAGAAAAACCTGGCACCAATAAACAGAAATAAATTACCTAAGAATGCAATAAACACAGTTCAGGCAAGATCTTATTTTGACAGCAAAGCAAAAGTTTGCGGAACTGTTGTTGGTGTTCACGAAACTAAAAGCGGTAATATTTTCTTAAATTTTGATCAAGATTTTCCGGAGCAACTGTTTTGGTGTACAATCTGGAAAGATAATATTGTAAATTTCAGTTATAATCCGGAAGAATATCTTTTAAATAAAAAGATTTGCATTAAAGGAACAGTAAAGAAAAAATACGGGAAACCCTCAATGAGTTTATATAATGATAACCAAATTACATTATATGACGAAGAAATGGCTAAAAAGAGAAAGTAATTGTACTGCGAATTAAGTAATATCAAAATCATATTATTATAAAATGCAATATTTCAAACAAGCAGCCGAAGCAATAAAAAATGCAGATGCATTAATAATAACAACAGGTGCAGGTATGGGAGTTGATTCCGGTCTGCCTGATTTTAGAGGCAACTCAGGCTTTTGGAAAGAATATCCCGCAATTTCACACCTCGGAATTTCATTTTCTGAAATGGCAAACCCTCGTTGGTTTGAGGAGAACCCAAAACTTGCCTGGGCTTTTTACGGACACAGGTATAACCTTTATAATGAGACTGTTCCTCATAAAGGTTTTGATATGTTATTGGAACTCGGAAAAGCAAAAACTTATGGTTATTTTGCATTTACTTCAAATGTTGACGGGCAATTTCAACATGCCGGTTATTCCGATGAATTTATCGAAGAAGTTCACGGTTCAATAAATCACATGCAGTGCAGTATTCCCTGCACATCTGAGATTTGGGAAGCAACGGATTTACACATTGAAATTGACAAAGAACTTTTTGAATCCCAAGAACCTTTGCCGAAATGTCCTGAATGCGGAGCAATTGCTCGCCCGAATATATTGATGTTCGGTGATTGGTCTTGGTTATCACAAAGATCAAACGAACAAAACACAAATTTTCATCATTGGTTAAATAATTTGAAAGAAAATTCTGCAAAAACTATTATTATTGAAACGGGAGCCGGAAGAGCCGTGCCTACCGTAAGAATGAAATCTGAACGATTAGCACAAGATTTTAATGCAACATTAATTCGTATAAATCCTCGTGATTTTCAAATTCCCTCTTACATAAAAGGTGTTGAAGTTCAAACAGGAGCTTTGCAAGGAATTGAAAGGATTATTGAATATTTGTAAATTATGGATGACTTTTTTACAGAAAACAAAACGTTCAATTTAATTGATTTCTCAAAAGAAGAATTAAGGAAAGGAGAATATGAAAATTGCACTTTTGAAAATTGCAAATTTGTTAACTGTAACTTATCAGAATTTAGTTTTGCTGAATGTGTTTTTGAAAATTGTGATATAAGCAATGTCCTGGTTATAAATACAATATTCAGAGATGTCAGATTTGAAAATTGCAAAATGTTAGGTTTGCGATTTGATGATTGTAATAAATTCTTATTGTCTTTTCAATTTATTTCTTGTCAATTAAATTTATCTTCGTTTTATAAATTAATGCTGAAAGAAACTTATTTTTCAGAATGTAATTTGAGTGAAGTTGATTTTTCCGAAGCAAATTTTTCTCAAAGTAAATTTAGTGATTGCAATTTATCCGGAGCAATATTTGAAAATACGAAACTTGAAAAAACTGATTTTATTTCTTCATACAATTATTCAATCAACCCTGAAATAAACCGGATTAGAAAAGCAAAATTTTCATTTCCCGGAATAACCGGACTATTGGATAAATATGACATTGAAATTGTTAATTGATTTGCATCAAAACAGTTCATATTACATCCTACTGAAAATCAACATATAATAAATATTTTTTTCGCAACTTCTTATAATTATCTAAATCTTTTTGCCAAGTTTCTCTGATTTGCTCTTCGGTCATTCCTTCAATAATTTGCTCTGCCAACTCTCCGTTACCTGCTAACAAATTAAACCAATTCTTCTTTGTAATAAATTCATCTTTATTTTTAAACTTATCGGCAAAATCAATGATGTATTTTAAAGTAAAATAATTATTCATTTCCTCTTTTCTTAAATCAATACCGTAGCAAATTTTATTCTCTTGTATGGGGTTCATTTGCATTCCGGTAATATCCTCAGGAACAAAAGTGAAAGAACCGAAAGACTTATCGGGATAACCTATTACCTGAAAAGGAAAACTTGTCCCCCGCCCTATGCTTACATCTGTTGCTTCAAAAAAGCACAAAGAAGGATACAGTCTTACAGACA
Proteins encoded:
- a CDS encoding DNA/RNA non-specific endonuclease, encoding MKHKKLRLIFLIIFLSSIGIAQNNEEKIDSIKRIVKKVELERELLLSEIKGIRLNIIQKDLLENGMPAIKEGEEIIHHSALSLSYNEKHEQANWVAHIITPDIKGKGFSRTNDFREDTAVKTGSSCEKDFFLKYLQADSTYKYDGFGYDRGHLAPSADFRWCKEAMSESYYYSNMSPQRPEFNREIWAKLESFIREYVAESDEKVYVVTGGILKDDLKKIERGVNKVSIPEEFYKVVLDIDGDSKAGIAFIIPNEKCEYPVISYAVSIDEVEKKTGIDFFPALSDDIENKLESNFDVKHWQTENRKKNLAPINRNKLPKNAINTVQARSYFDSKAKVCGTVVGVHETKSGNIFLNFDQDFPEQLFWCTIWKDNIVNFSYNPEEYLLNKKICIKGTVKKKYGKPSMSLYNDNQITLYDEEMAKKRK
- a CDS encoding pentapeptide repeat-containing protein; this encodes MDDFFTENKTFNLIDFSKEELRKGEYENCTFENCKFVNCNLSEFSFAECVFENCDISNVLVINTIFRDVRFENCKMLGLRFDDCNKFLLSFQFISCQLNLSSFYKLMLKETYFSECNLSEVDFSEANFSQSKFSDCNLSGAIFENTKLEKTDFISSYNYSINPEINRIRKAKFSFPGITGLLDKYDIEIVN